The Coffea arabica cultivar ET-39 chromosome 1e, Coffea Arabica ET-39 HiFi, whole genome shotgun sequence genome has a window encoding:
- the LOC113691640 gene encoding beta-glucosidase 12-like — protein MEFLGHILLVLLVIFHVHGANAFAREVSARVRGLHKIDRGVAPLSPSFGIDVLNRSSFPKGFVFGVATSAYQVEGAWNIDGKGPSNWDIFTHKFPGKIANGSNGDVATDSYHRYKNDIKLLKEMNGDSYRFSIAWSRVIPDGNFSKGINEKGIQYYNKLIDELLANGLTPTVTIFHWDVPQALEEEYGGFLSPKIVKDYHDFANLCFERFGDRVKHWITLNEPWTFSTIGYDSGTFAPGRCSAWKNNNCTSGNSGTEPYLVAHHQLLAHADVVKLYKTNYQAHQKGKIGITLVSDWFVPFSNSALDQRAAIRALDFMFGWFMNPLVYGDYPPSMRILVGNRLPKFRPQQSKKLIGSYDFLGLNYYTANYAVHLASPPNKVNVSYSTDGQVNVTASRNGQLIGVQAGSDWLHVYPKGLWDLLIYIKRKYKNPIIYITENGVDEKDNQTLTLKQALKDNFRIQYYYRHLQFLRKAISNGVRVKGYYGWSLIDNFEWSDAYSVRFGINYVDYKTLQRFRKLSSYWFERFLRK, from the exons ATGGAATTCCTTGGGCATATCCTTCTTGTACTTCTAGTCATTTTCCATGTGCATGGAGCAAATGCCTTTGCCCGTGAAGTGTCCGCAAGGGTTCGTGGCTTGCACAAAATTGACCGTGGTGTTGCCCCATTATCGCCAAGCTTTGGTATAGATGTACTCAACCGGAGCAGTTTCCCCAAAGGGTTCGTCTTTGGGGTTGCAACTTCTGCTTATCAG GTTGAAGGTGCTTGGAACATTGACGGAAAAGGTCCTAGCAATTGGGATATTTTCACGCACAAATTTCCAG GTAAAATTGCAAATGGCAGTAATGGTGATGTGGCAACAGACTCCTACCATCGATATAAG AATGATATCAAGCTCTTAAAGGAAATGAATGGAGATTCTTATCGCTTCTCAATTGCATGGAGTAGAGTAATTCCTG ATGGCAATTTTAGCAAAGGAATAAATGAGAAAGGAATTCAGTATTACAACAAGCTCATAGACGAACTTCTGGCTAATG GTTTAACACCAACTGTGACAATTTTCCACTGGGACGTTCCCCAGGCTTTAGAAGAAGAGTATGGCGGTTTTTTGAGTCCTAAGATTGT AAAAGATTATCACGACTTTGCCAACTTATGCTTTGAGAGGTTTGGTGATCGAGTGAAACATTGGATCACATTAAATGAACCTTGGACCTTTAGTACAATTGGTTATGATAGTGGTACCTTTGCCCCTGGTCGATGTTCTGCTTGGAAGAACAATAATTGCACAAGtggaaattcagggactgaaCCCTACTTGGTGGCACACCACCAACTTTTGGCCCATGCTGATGTAGTTAAATTATACAAGACAAACTATCAG GCtcaccaaaaaggaaaaattgggaTTACACTGGTTAGTGACTGGTTTGTGCCATTTTCCAATTCAGCTCTTGATCAACGAGCAGCCATTCGCGCCcttgatttcatgtttggatG GTTCATGAATCCTTTGGTCTATGGTGATTATCCCCCTTCAATGAGAATTCTTGTTGGCAATCGGCTTCCAAAATTCAGACCTCAGCAATCTAAGAAATTGATAGGATCATATGATTTTCTTGGCTTAAACTACTACACAGCTAATTATGCTGTCCATCTTGCATCTCCTCCAAATAAGGTGAACGTAAGCTACAGTACAGACGGGCAAGTTAATGTAACAG CGTCGCGCAATGGGCAGCTTATCGGTGTACAG GCTGGTTCAGATTGGCTTCATGTTTATCCAAAAGGGCTTTGGGATCTTCTTATctatataaaaagaaaatataagaaCCCAATCATTTATATTACAGAAAATG GGGTTGATGAGAAAGACAATCAAACATTGACACTTAAGCAAGCTCTTAAAGACAACTTTAGAATTCAATATTATTATCGTCACCTTCAATTTCTTCGAAAAGCAATCAG CAATGGCGTTAGAGTGAAGGGATACTATGGCTGGTCACTTATTGACAATTTTGAATGGTCTGATGCATATTCCGTCCGTTTTGGGATCAATTATGTAGACTACAAAACCTTGCAAAGATTTCGTAAACTTTCTTCTTATTGGTTTGAGAGGTTCCTCCGCAAGTAA